Proteins encoded in a region of the Qingrenia yutianensis genome:
- a CDS encoding IS3 family transposase, whose protein sequence is CLKKIVGYAFSSRIDTNLTVSALKMAVNRQRPQNGLIFHSDRGVQYASSGYREILAEYNITQSMSGKGDPYDNAVAENFFSCLKCELVHHKHYKTRSEAQADIFAYIEAYYNSVRPQSTLNWLSPLAYEHMLSIYAAKVA, encoded by the coding sequence TGCCTTAAGAAGATTGTAGGCTATGCCTTTTCAAGCCGCATTGACACCAATCTCACAGTCTCTGCGCTTAAAATGGCCGTAAATCGTCAAAGACCTCAAAACGGCCTGATTTTTCACAGTGACCGCGGTGTTCAGTATGCATCCTCCGGTTACCGTGAAATACTAGCTGAATATAATATTACGCAAAGTATGTCAGGAAAGGGTGATCCGTATGATAATGCCGTAGCAGAAAACTTTTTCAGCTGTCTAAAGTGTGAACTCGTTCATCACAAGCACTACAAAACAAGGTCTGAAGCACAGGCTGATATATTTGCTTATATCGAAGCATATTACAATTCTGTGCGGCCTCAATCGACACTTAATTGGCTTTCGCCGCTTGCGTATGAGCACATGCTTAGCATTTATGCTGCGAAAGTTGC